One genomic segment of Nitrospirota bacterium includes these proteins:
- a CDS encoding nitroreductase family protein, translating into METLSWAVDISRYTASAANLQPLKYIMSNNTETNELIFSTLAWAGYLKDWPGPAIGERPAAYIVMLGDTSISKNIICDHGIAAQTILLALREKGLGGCIVISIKKEELRKILEIPDTLEILMVIPIGKPKEQIIVTELADGAGIQYWRDENSVHYVPKRKLTDIIVKKYEK; encoded by the coding sequence ATGGAGACGCTTTCGTGGGCTGTTGATATATCAAGATATACCGCGTCGGCAGCAAACCTTCAGCCGCTTAAATACATAATGTCAAACAATACAGAGACAAACGAGCTCATTTTCAGCACACTTGCCTGGGCCGGGTACTTAAAGGACTGGCCGGGGCCTGCAATTGGTGAGCGCCCTGCCGCATACATTGTTATGCTTGGAGATACAAGTATCAGTAAAAATATAATCTGTGACCACGGCATAGCGGCACAGACCATCCTTCTGGCTCTCAGAGAAAAAGGACTGGGCGGCTGTATTGTCATTTCCATAAAGAAGGAAGAGCTACGGAAAATCCTTGAAATCCCGGACACACTGGAAATTCTAATGGTAATACCCATAGGAAAACCAAAAGAGCAAATAATAGTCACTGAGTTAGCAGATGGCGCTGGCATACAGTACTGGCGCGATGAAAACTCAGTCCACTATGTGCCAAAAAGAAAACTAACCGATATAATTGTGAAAAAATACGAAAAATAA
- the mtnP gene encoding S-methyl-5'-thioadenosine phosphorylase → MANIGIIGGSGIYEMKGLQKVKDLPLETPFGKPSDNFKIVKIGGKDVVFLPRHNSSHNIPPHMINYRANIWGMRKLGVKTIIATGSVGSISSLLTPGDLVLPDQIIDMTKNRPTTFFDSDAVYHVDFTEPYCPALREFILKSAAECNIPVLPRGTYVCTEGPRFETRAEIKLYGQLGSDMVGMTQMPEAILARELELCYATIATVTNNAAGISKEKLTTSEVIDAVRKVSQKLNNLLFQVVSEIDELHGCTCKNALKNAKL, encoded by the coding sequence ATGGCAAACATAGGGATTATAGGGGGAAGCGGCATCTACGAAATGAAAGGACTTCAAAAGGTCAAAGATCTTCCACTTGAGACGCCTTTTGGCAAGCCCTCGGATAATTTTAAGATAGTAAAAATAGGCGGCAAAGACGTAGTTTTCTTACCCAGACATAACTCCTCACACAACATTCCTCCGCATATGATTAACTACCGGGCAAACATCTGGGGAATGAGAAAGCTTGGGGTTAAAACCATAATAGCCACAGGCTCTGTGGGCTCTATAAGCTCACTGCTGACGCCCGGTGATCTTGTGCTCCCAGACCAAATTATAGATATGACTAAAAATCGTCCTACCACGTTTTTTGACTCGGATGCCGTGTATCACGTGGATTTTACCGAGCCCTACTGTCCGGCGCTTAGAGAGTTTATTTTAAAAAGTGCCGCAGAATGTAATATTCCGGTTCTGCCAAGAGGAACCTATGTCTGCACCGAGGGCCCCCGTTTTGAAACCAGAGCTGAGATTAAACTCTACGGGCAGCTTGGCTCAGACATGGTTGGAATGACTCAGATGCCGGAGGCAATTTTGGCAAGAGAGCTTGAACTCTGTTATGCCACCATTGCCACCGTTACAAATAATGCAGCAGGAATCAGCAAAGAAAAACTCACAACCTCTGAGGTGATTGATGCTGTCAGAAAGGTTTCTCAAAAACTGAACAATCTGTTGTTTCAGGTTGTGTCAGAGATTGACGAGCTTCATGGCTGTACGTGTAAAAACGCTTTAAAAAATGCTAAGTTGTAA
- a CDS encoding TldD/PmbA family protein — MLKEELCHDLIRAALSRGGDYCDVFFESKTPLSISLEDGNIERFLTGNDTGAGIRVISRDRSCYAYTNELTSGALLEAAKGLSLAVKGREPQDITIKLMHSKPAIDFKILKPPASVKAEEKTDLVKRADSAARAQGDKIRQVSVSYNDYIQRVMIVNSEGILCEDERVQSFFTVTVVASDGGVIQSAYESAGGFTGFELFDSIDVEDVAVKAAKRALSMLKASRIQGGRMPVVISSEAGGTMIHEAVGHGLEADLTGQGLSVYAGKLGQRVASDAITVIDDGTIPYKRGSFRFDDEGTHSGRNVLVENGILVKYMNDRLWAMKDGVAPTGNGRRESYKYRPIPRMTNTYLAAGTDKAEVAVKGIKEGLFVKKMGGGQVNTVNGDFVFDVQEGYLIKDGCVEELVRGATLCGNGPEVLKSIDFISSDLEFAIGTCGKDGQGVPVTDALPTIRIPEIVVGGASR; from the coding sequence ATGTTAAAAGAAGAGCTTTGCCATGATCTGATAAGGGCGGCATTAAGCCGTGGAGGGGATTACTGCGATGTTTTTTTTGAATCTAAAACCCCCCTTTCTATCTCCCTTGAGGATGGCAATATAGAGAGATTTCTTACAGGCAACGATACCGGAGCAGGGATAAGAGTGATAAGCCGTGACAGGAGTTGCTATGCTTACACAAACGAATTGACCTCCGGCGCTCTTTTAGAGGCAGCAAAGGGGTTAAGTCTTGCAGTGAAAGGGAGAGAGCCACAGGATATTACAATTAAGCTTATGCACTCAAAACCGGCTATAGATTTTAAAATACTAAAACCTCCCGCTTCAGTCAAAGCTGAGGAAAAAACGGACTTAGTAAAACGAGCCGATAGTGCGGCAAGAGCACAGGGAGATAAAATCAGGCAGGTCTCGGTTAGCTACAACGACTACATTCAGCGTGTGATGATAGTTAACTCAGAGGGGATTTTGTGTGAGGATGAGCGTGTGCAGAGTTTTTTTACGGTAACAGTGGTAGCTTCTGATGGTGGTGTAATACAGAGCGCTTATGAGTCAGCGGGAGGATTCACCGGTTTTGAGCTTTTTGATTCCATTGATGTTGAAGATGTTGCAGTAAAGGCCGCAAAACGGGCGCTCTCTATGCTTAAAGCCAGCCGGATACAAGGCGGGCGGATGCCTGTGGTAATATCCTCAGAGGCCGGAGGGACTATGATTCACGAGGCGGTAGGGCACGGGCTTGAGGCAGACTTAACCGGCCAGGGACTTTCTGTCTATGCCGGTAAACTCGGCCAACGTGTTGCTTCAGACGCTATCACTGTGATTGATGACGGAACAATACCTTATAAACGCGGCTCCTTCCGGTTTGATGATGAGGGAACACACTCAGGCAGAAATGTGCTGGTAGAAAACGGCATTTTGGTCAAGTACATGAACGACCGACTTTGGGCGATGAAAGACGGCGTAGCTCCAACTGGAAACGGGAGGCGGGAATCCTACAAGTACAGACCAATTCCGAGAATGACAAACACCTATCTTGCCGCTGGAACGGATAAGGCTGAGGTTGCCGTCAAGGGAATCAAAGAGGGGCTGTTTGTTAAGAAAATGGGAGGCGGTCAGGTTAATACAGTAAACGGTGATTTTGTGTTTGACGTTCAGGAGGGATACTTAATTAAAGACGGATGTGTTGAAGAGCTTGTAAGAGGGGCAACTCTTTGTGGAAACGGCCCGGAGGTGCTGAAGTCAATTGATTTTATATCATCGGATTTAGAGTTTGCCATTGGCACGTGCGGAAAGGATGGTCAGGGAGTGCCAGTTACAGATGCCCTGCCGACGATACGAATACCGGAGATTGTGGTCGGAGGCGCCTCACGGTGA
- a CDS encoding DUF86 domain-containing protein — protein MFRDGSLYLEDILGAIERIRKYLRGMDYDSFIKDRKTQDAVVRNLEIIGEAAAQLPELYLQAAPEIQWRKIVGIRNILIHEYFGVSLPIIWDIVQTKLDILETTCRSLLNNTML, from the coding sequence ATGTTTAGGGACGGTAGTTTATATTTAGAGGATATTCTGGGAGCTATTGAGCGTATCCGGAAGTATCTTAGAGGAATGGATTATGATAGTTTCATTAAAGATAGAAAAACTCAGGATGCAGTAGTCCGAAACCTTGAAATTATAGGTGAGGCGGCAGCACAATTGCCAGAATTATATCTTCAAGCTGCACCTGAAATACAATGGCGAAAAATCGTAGGTATTCGTAACATTCTCATTCATGAATATTTTGGCGTTAGTCTTCCAATTATTTGGGACATTGTGCAAACCAAACTCGATATATTGGAGACAACCTGCCGTTCACTTCTTAACAATACTATGTTATAA
- a CDS encoding nucleotidyltransferase family protein: MTKLNEILTAISAIRVELSERYTVRRIGVFGSSVRGEQRSDSDVDVIVEFESPTFDNYMDLKFRLEELFGHPVDLVMADTVKQRIKAVIERETVYV; the protein is encoded by the coding sequence ATGACAAAACTCAACGAAATATTAACTGCAATATCAGCAATACGTGTAGAGTTATCAGAGCGTTACACGGTAAGACGGATTGGTGTTTTCGGTTCCAGCGTCAGAGGAGAGCAACGGTCTGACAGTGACGTGGATGTAATTGTGGAATTTGAGAGTCCGACTTTTGACAATTACATGGATCTGAAGTTCCGCCTCGAGGAATTATTTGGCCACCCCGTGGATTTGGTGATGGCTGATACCGTTAAGCAGCGAATTAAAGCGGTTATCGAACGGGAAACTGTTTATGTTTAG
- a CDS encoding TolC family protein: MEHLLFITKIKSYFTKALFAAFVMVLMHTPLLYADSDTIAPGSVLTVESSVETAIKHHPELLTYYYAIKAKEAQAGQARAGFFPRLDFTYSYTRTQLLHDFPAVSQKVYNNSDFYTALGVTQTIYDFGKINTNLEISNLKLEASNFDYISKLNSITYDVKKAYFDVLKALKSYDVDNETVTQFTQHLEQAKDFYKAGTKSRYDVTKAEVDLSNAKLTLLKGENALKQAWVSLNNAMGIYSASEYKLTDALYVPFDITLEEAMERAMKNRPDLKSLISLRDAAKKSIKYAKTDYYPTVSGSASYMFDGSNYPVDNGWSAGIILSWNIFKGLETKQKVAEAAADLDSADSKINALKLDIQSAIQKAYLDLKLAKESIANAKIQLQQALENLEIVKLRYESGLSGPVELTDAIVTSQNANLTYINAQYDYKIAVAAIEKTMGR; this comes from the coding sequence ATGGAACATTTACTCTTCATTACAAAAATAAAATCATATTTTACTAAAGCACTCTTTGCTGCATTTGTAATGGTTTTGATGCACACCCCGCTCTTATATGCCGACTCAGACACAATAGCTCCCGGCTCTGTGCTTACAGTGGAGTCTTCTGTGGAGACGGCCATTAAACACCATCCTGAACTTCTCACTTACTATTACGCAATAAAAGCAAAAGAGGCACAGGCAGGACAGGCGCGTGCCGGGTTTTTTCCACGCCTTGATTTCACATATTCATACACAAGAACTCAGTTGCTACACGATTTCCCTGCCGTATCGCAAAAGGTTTATAATAACTCAGATTTTTACACTGCCCTGGGAGTTACTCAAACCATCTACGATTTTGGAAAAATCAACACAAACCTTGAAATCTCTAACCTTAAACTTGAAGCCTCCAATTTCGATTACATCTCAAAGCTTAACTCTATAACCTATGATGTTAAAAAAGCATACTTTGACGTGCTTAAGGCGCTAAAATCTTATGATGTTGATAATGAAACCGTTACTCAGTTCACTCAGCACCTTGAGCAGGCTAAAGACTTCTACAAGGCCGGCACTAAGTCCAGATATGACGTGACTAAGGCTGAGGTGGATTTAAGTAATGCAAAACTCACACTCTTAAAAGGTGAAAATGCACTTAAACAGGCCTGGGTATCTCTTAATAACGCTATGGGTATCTATTCAGCATCAGAATATAAACTTACCGACGCTCTTTATGTGCCGTTTGATATAACACTTGAAGAGGCCATGGAGCGTGCCATGAAAAATCGTCCTGATTTGAAATCACTTATATCTCTGAGAGATGCGGCGAAAAAATCCATCAAATACGCTAAGACTGACTATTATCCTACAGTGTCCGGTTCTGCCTCCTACATGTTTGACGGCAGCAATTATCCTGTAGATAACGGCTGGAGTGCCGGAATTATACTCAGCTGGAACATTTTTAAGGGGCTTGAAACAAAGCAGAAGGTGGCTGAGGCTGCGGCTGATTTGGATTCGGCTGACTCTAAAATTAATGCTCTTAAGCTTGATATTCAAAGCGCAATCCAAAAAGCATACCTTGACCTTAAGCTTGCTAAAGAGAGTATCGCCAATGCAAAAATACAGTTACAGCAGGCTTTGGAAAACCTTGAAATTGTTAAACTCAGGTATGAATCTGGTCTCAGCGGCCCTGTTGAGTTAACCGATGCCATTGTGACAAGCCAAAACGCAAACCTCACCTACATAAATGCCCAGTACGATTACAAAATTGCTGTTGCGGCTATAGAAAAAACCATGGGTAGATAG
- a CDS encoding type II toxin-antitoxin system RelB/DinJ family antitoxin, whose protein sequence is MIRARTEQWVKAEAESIFHELGMSVTEAINLFYLRYC, encoded by the coding sequence ATGATTAGGGCAAGAACAGAGCAGTGGGTAAAAGCCGAAGCGGAGAGTATATTCCATGAGTTAGGCATGTCTGTTACAGAGGCTATCAATCTATTTTATCTCAGGTATTGTTAA
- a CDS encoding addiction module toxin, HicA family produces the protein MKRSALLRHLRMYGCYLKREGGSWMNPLTGAVEAIPRHIEIPNALASKICKMLTIPEIK, from the coding sequence ATGAAACGAAGCGCTCTACTGAGGCACCTGCGTATGTATGGTTGTTATCTAAAGCGGGAGGGAGGTTCGTGGATGAATCCATTGACAGGAGCTGTTGAGGCTATCCCAAGGCACATAGAAATTCCAAATGCTCTTGCAAGTAAGATATGTAAAATGTTAACAATACCTGAGATAAAATAG
- a CDS encoding type II toxin-antitoxin system HicB family antitoxin: protein MRNEFSAIIEKDGKWYIGYCPEVPGANGQGKTIEQCKQNLADAISLILQDRREDALRGIPGDALYEVITVS from the coding sequence ATGCGTAACGAATTTTCAGCAATTATAGAAAAAGACGGTAAGTGGTATATTGGTTATTGTCCTGAGGTTCCCGGCGCTAACGGACAGGGAAAGACTATAGAGCAATGCAAACAAAACCTTGCTGATGCTATCTCATTAATACTGCAAGACAGGAGGGAGGATGCACTCCGTGGCATTCCTGGAGATGCGTTGTATGAGGTAATTACTGTTTCATGA
- a CDS encoding MFS transporter, which produces MNEDKHRFSALYVKEFRHYFLAQAVSLSGTWIHQTAAGWLMYSLTKSAFYLGLLGVSLSLPILLFTLVGGVLADRFKKRELLILTQTLSIIPAAILALLLAFNMIKVWEIIAMSFLLGTINSIDTPVRQSFLIEIAGKNNILNAVALTSTIFHAARAVGPVIAGFAINHFGFSVCFVLNAVSFLPVVYVLIRMKITCDNEKSAPQSMFKEFSDGLTYVIKSHRIAFIMVTITVFSLFCIPYNHFLPLFIDEVFHSNVVGLGLLMSATGVGSLCAGFIIAYSGDIKNKRKFMSVTGLLFPLSLFTFCFVKNFTVAMLLLAFTGFNLVSFLATANSYIQLKIPDSVRGRVMSVYTLMFLGMAPLGAALIGSLAQLWSIERTIAVTTSVSLSGFLIFRRKWAN; this is translated from the coding sequence ATGAATGAAGATAAGCACAGGTTTTCAGCGCTGTATGTGAAGGAGTTCAGGCATTATTTCTTAGCTCAGGCTGTATCGCTTTCAGGAACGTGGATACATCAGACTGCTGCCGGATGGCTTATGTACTCTCTGACGAAGTCCGCGTTTTATCTGGGTCTGCTTGGTGTGTCACTTTCCCTGCCGATTCTTTTGTTTACACTGGTAGGGGGAGTGTTAGCCGATAGATTTAAAAAAAGAGAGCTTCTTATCTTGACTCAGACTCTGTCCATAATACCAGCTGCAATTCTTGCCCTGTTATTAGCCTTTAATATGATAAAAGTATGGGAAATCATAGCAATGTCGTTTCTCCTTGGCACTATTAACTCCATAGATACTCCGGTAAGACAGTCATTTCTGATAGAGATAGCAGGGAAAAACAATATTTTAAACGCTGTTGCACTGACCTCTACGATTTTTCATGCAGCACGGGCTGTGGGCCCTGTAATTGCCGGATTTGCTATAAACCACTTTGGGTTTTCTGTCTGTTTTGTATTAAATGCCGTTTCCTTTCTGCCTGTTGTGTATGTCCTCATACGGATGAAAATCACGTGTGACAACGAAAAATCCGCACCACAGAGTATGTTTAAGGAGTTTTCAGATGGTCTGACGTACGTTATAAAATCCCACCGCATTGCTTTTATTATGGTAACAATAACGGTTTTTAGCCTTTTTTGCATACCATATAATCATTTTCTACCGCTTTTCATAGACGAAGTGTTTCATTCAAATGTTGTAGGGCTTGGGCTTCTGATGTCGGCAACAGGGGTAGGTTCATTGTGTGCCGGATTTATTATTGCTTACAGTGGTGATATCAAAAACAAAAGGAAGTTCATGTCTGTAACGGGACTTCTGTTTCCGCTTTCTCTGTTTACATTTTGTTTTGTAAAAAACTTTACAGTTGCGATGTTGCTTTTAGCGTTTACAGGTTTTAATTTAGTATCATTTTTGGCAACAGCTAACAGCTACATTCAGCTTAAGATACCAGACTCAGTCAGGGGCAGGGTTATGAGTGTTTACACGTTAATGTTTCTTGGAATGGCTCCCCTTGGTGCGGCTCTGATTGGCTCTTTGGCACAACTATGGAGTATAGAAAGAACCATCGCCGTCACAACAAGTGTAAGCTTGTCCGGCTTTTTAATATTTAGAAGGAAATGGGCTAATTAA
- the rpsT gene encoding 30S ribosomal protein S20, whose amino-acid sequence MAARSRPKKSKSVKKRARQALKRQLINKMTVSRLRTLARKVQESIAANKKEEAQKQLIEAESAFFKAASKGIIHRNTSSRKISRMALKVAKLA is encoded by the coding sequence ATGGCAGCAAGATCAAGACCTAAGAAAAGCAAGTCGGTAAAAAAGAGGGCGCGACAGGCATTGAAGCGTCAGCTTATTAACAAAATGACAGTAAGCAGACTGCGTACCCTTGCAAGAAAAGTGCAGGAATCCATTGCCGCAAATAAAAAAGAAGAGGCTCAGAAGCAATTAATTGAGGCTGAGAGCGCTTTTTTTAAGGCCGCTTCTAAGGGGATTATTCACAGAAATACGTCATCACGCAAAATTTCGCGGATGGCCTTAAAGGTCGCTAAACTGGCTTAA
- the thiC gene encoding phosphomethylpyrimidine synthase ThiC, translating into MTQIEKAQKGEITEEVKAVAVCESLDAALISARVASGKITIPSNPKRKSKTIGIGKGLHTKVNASIGTSTDIVNPEMEIEKAKIAEKYGADTIMDLSVGGNLAEIRKSVMDAVTLPLGTVPLYEAFAVAAEKYGSITGMPEELLWEVIERQCEEGVAFMAIHCGINRLTLEVLKKQHYRYGGLVSKGGACMVAWMQYNNKENPLYEKFDRVVSILKKYDVVLSLGNGFRAGAIHDATDRVQIQELIINCEFAELGREMGCQTMVEGPGHIPINEIEANIILAKKLSGEAPFYMLGPITTDIAPGYDHITSAVGAALSSSYGVDFLCYVTPAEHIALPFPEDVREGVIAAKIAAHIGDMVKLRDTERDKKISKARRNMDWQSQFSLAIDTQRAIEIRNKRGDASDHSCTMCGKFCANDMLQGMFEEHTRGTDKH; encoded by the coding sequence ATGACACAAATTGAAAAGGCACAAAAAGGTGAAATCACAGAGGAGGTTAAGGCGGTTGCAGTATGTGAGAGCCTTGACGCTGCGCTTATAAGCGCAAGGGTAGCCTCGGGTAAAATAACAATCCCTTCTAATCCAAAAAGAAAATCGAAAACTATTGGTATCGGCAAAGGGTTACACACAAAGGTTAACGCCTCAATAGGTACTTCAACCGACATTGTTAACCCTGAGATGGAAATAGAAAAAGCAAAGATTGCAGAAAAATACGGTGCCGACACAATAATGGACTTAAGTGTGGGCGGAAATCTGGCTGAAATCAGAAAGTCTGTGATGGATGCCGTAACGCTGCCCTTAGGAACCGTCCCTCTTTATGAGGCATTTGCTGTGGCTGCTGAAAAATACGGCTCAATCACAGGAATGCCTGAGGAACTGCTATGGGAGGTCATAGAAAGACAGTGCGAGGAGGGGGTGGCCTTTATGGCAATCCATTGCGGGATAAACAGACTTACCTTAGAGGTACTGAAAAAGCAGCACTACCGGTATGGAGGATTGGTTTCAAAGGGTGGGGCATGTATGGTGGCATGGATGCAGTACAACAACAAGGAAAATCCCTTATACGAAAAATTTGACCGTGTTGTTAGTATTTTGAAAAAGTATGACGTAGTTTTAAGTCTTGGTAATGGATTTCGTGCAGGGGCAATTCATGATGCTACGGACAGGGTTCAGATACAGGAGTTAATTATCAACTGTGAGTTTGCAGAGCTTGGAAGGGAGATGGGTTGCCAGACAATGGTAGAGGGCCCTGGACACATTCCAATTAACGAGATAGAGGCAAACATCATTTTGGCTAAAAAACTAAGCGGAGAGGCTCCGTTTTATATGCTGGGGCCAATTACCACAGACATAGCGCCCGGTTATGACCACATAACATCCGCAGTAGGGGCAGCTCTGTCATCGTCATATGGTGTGGATTTCCTCTGTTATGTAACACCTGCCGAACACATAGCTTTGCCTTTTCCGGAGGACGTGAGAGAGGGTGTAATAGCAGCAAAGATAGCGGCTCACATCGGTGATATGGTAAAGCTCAGGGATACTGAAAGAGATAAAAAAATCAGCAAGGCAAGAAGGAATATGGACTGGCAGAGTCAGTTTTCTCTGGCAATTGATACACAGAGGGCTATTGAGATAAGAAATAAAAGGGGGGATGCGAGCGATCACTCCTGCACAATGTGCGGAAAGTTCTGTGCTAACGATATGCTGCAGGGCATGTTTGAAGAACACACCAGAGGGACAGACAAACACTAA
- a CDS encoding OsmC family protein translates to MEIKVSFGEGKIVKAEFGGFLVQTDQSVKNGGAGTAPEPFMYFLSSIGTCAGIYVLGFCQKNNIPTENISLVQRNEFAPDEGGKMRLSRVSIDIQVPPDFPEKYYDAIIRVADLCAVKKTIMSPPEFDIKTVVSP, encoded by the coding sequence ATGGAGATAAAAGTGAGTTTTGGAGAGGGAAAAATAGTGAAGGCTGAGTTCGGCGGTTTTTTGGTGCAGACAGACCAGTCGGTTAAAAATGGAGGAGCTGGGACTGCTCCCGAGCCTTTTATGTATTTTTTGTCATCAATAGGAACCTGTGCTGGGATATATGTGCTCGGTTTTTGCCAAAAAAACAACATCCCTACAGAAAACATTTCGCTTGTGCAGAGAAACGAATTTGCTCCTGATGAAGGCGGTAAGATGAGACTCTCCAGGGTATCAATAGACATCCAGGTTCCTCCGGATTTCCCTGAAAAGTATTATGATGCAATCATCAGGGTGGCAGATCTCTGTGCTGTAAAAAAGACCATCATGTCGCCGCCTGAGTTTGACATCAAAACGGTTGTATCACCATAA
- a CDS encoding SPASM domain-containing protein, translating into MNLGLATHGLNGESRFKILKRHIYAFMKHLTIKKLFNFIKTEYNLKTKKIRLNSLPYILKLETTNICNFKCAYCYEGRRQPVDGERAFGKMSFDNFQKLIDDIGSYLFKINLYGFGEPFLFPETLDMIAYATKKNIGVGVSSNLNIDEGTLPRRIVESGLEVLIFSCHGVTQESYSKFMGKGNMELAFKNVTGILKERKAHGLKTPFIDWQFCVTKFNQSEIHLAQKKASELGIDNVRFIKPFFPVSAEEDFISDIFPRKRLELSNQDNPGCSWPYRSVYINYDGGVLPCCKDTRLLSNDFGNVFRDGFKTIWNNDYYLKSRALIKDPANKKLTCDTMCVRCPVTQPHLR; encoded by the coding sequence ATGAACTTAGGGCTTGCGACCCACGGATTGAACGGGGAGTCACGGTTTAAAATACTTAAAAGGCATATATATGCGTTTATGAAGCATTTGACAATAAAAAAACTGTTTAACTTTATAAAGACTGAGTATAACCTCAAAACCAAAAAAATCAGACTCAATTCGCTGCCCTATATTTTAAAACTTGAAACCACAAATATATGTAATTTTAAGTGTGCCTACTGTTATGAAGGAAGGAGGCAACCGGTTGACGGCGAACGTGCCTTTGGCAAAATGTCTTTTGATAATTTTCAAAAACTCATAGACGATATCGGTTCATATCTTTTTAAGATAAACCTTTACGGTTTTGGCGAACCGTTTCTTTTTCCTGAGACCCTCGATATGATAGCTTACGCTACTAAGAAAAACATCGGTGTTGGAGTCTCTTCAAACCTTAACATAGATGAAGGCACGTTGCCACGCCGGATTGTGGAATCAGGGTTAGAGGTACTGATATTTTCCTGCCACGGTGTTACTCAGGAAAGCTACTCAAAGTTCATGGGTAAGGGCAACATGGAACTTGCCTTTAAAAACGTAACCGGTATTTTAAAAGAACGTAAAGCGCACGGCCTTAAAACCCCCTTTATTGACTGGCAGTTTTGTGTTACTAAGTTTAATCAGAGTGAAATCCATTTGGCACAAAAAAAGGCTTCAGAGCTTGGCATAGACAACGTGCGTTTTATAAAACCCTTCTTTCCGGTAAGCGCCGAGGAGGATTTCATATCGGATATTTTTCCCCGTAAGCGTCTTGAGTTAAGCAATCAGGATAATCCAGGCTGCTCATGGCCATACCGCTCTGTCTATATAAACTATGACGGCGGAGTGCTCCCATGCTGTAAAGACACACGGCTACTCTCAAACGATTTTGGAAACGTCTTCAGGGATGGGTTTAAAACAATCTGGAACAACGACTACTACTTAAAAAGCAGAGCATTAATAAAAGACCCTGCCAACAAAAAATTAACCTGTGATACTATGTGTGTGCGCTGTCCGGTCACTCAGCCTCATCTGCGTTGA